Proteins encoded by one window of Cupriavidus sp. EM10:
- a CDS encoding zinc-binding alcohol dehydrogenase family protein, translated as MNTIQVRQKAPTIDALELSLIGMPRPEAGAGQCIVEVASAGVNPSDVKATLGLMPHAIWPRTPGRDYAGVVIDGPSQWVGQQVWGSGGELGIRRDGTHARYLRIGVEAVRAKPQAVSLIEAGAVGVPFITAYEGLRRAGMPKEGDVVLVGGGNGKVGQATIQIATALGARVFAVERGAEPYRGHASGAVRMIDASRETISKVVRDETGGHGADIVYNTVGSPYFEQANLAMAIGATQIFISTIEKPVPFDIFAFYRGQHTYVGVDTLAMHSQACATILDALAPMFAAGKLKPFPVLPDYTYALADAKDAYRAVLQGATERVVLTP; from the coding sequence ATGAACACGATTCAGGTTCGCCAGAAAGCCCCGACCATCGACGCGCTGGAGCTGTCGCTGATCGGCATGCCACGCCCGGAGGCCGGCGCCGGCCAGTGCATCGTCGAAGTGGCCAGCGCGGGGGTGAACCCCAGCGATGTCAAAGCCACGCTTGGCCTGATGCCGCACGCCATCTGGCCCCGTACTCCGGGCCGCGACTATGCGGGGGTGGTCATTGACGGCCCCAGCCAGTGGGTCGGCCAGCAGGTGTGGGGCAGCGGCGGCGAACTGGGCATCCGCCGGGACGGTACGCATGCCAGATACCTGCGCATCGGCGTGGAAGCTGTTCGCGCGAAGCCGCAGGCGGTGTCGCTGATCGAGGCCGGCGCGGTGGGCGTGCCGTTCATCACGGCGTACGAAGGCCTGCGGCGCGCCGGCATGCCCAAGGAGGGCGATGTGGTGCTGGTGGGCGGCGGCAACGGCAAGGTGGGACAGGCCACCATCCAGATCGCCACCGCGCTGGGCGCGCGCGTATTCGCCGTGGAGCGCGGCGCAGAGCCGTATCGGGGCCACGCCAGTGGTGCGGTGCGCATGATCGACGCCAGCCGCGAGACAATTTCTAAGGTGGTCCGCGACGAAACGGGCGGCCATGGCGCCGACATCGTCTACAACACCGTGGGCAGTCCGTATTTCGAGCAGGCCAACCTGGCGATGGCCATCGGCGCCACGCAGATCTTTATCTCGACTATCGAGAAGCCGGTGCCGTTTGACATCTTCGCGTTCTACCGGGGCCAGCATACCTACGTGGGCGTCGATACGCTGGCGATGCACAGCCAGGCCTGCGCCACGATCCTCGATGCGCTGGCGCCGATGTTCGCCGCCGGCAAGCTCAAGCCGTTTCCGGTGCTGCCGGACTACACCTACGCGCTGGCCGACGCCAAGGACGCCTATCGCGCCGTGCTGCAAGGCGCCACCGAGCGCGTGGTGCTGACGCCATGA
- a CDS encoding amidase, with product MTAPTIAELAAALAAGRTTSVALTEDALARIDRHMQAGGAAFMSVDAKGALAQAHAADQARAAGYVASPLAGLPVSIKDLFDVRGQVTRAGSKALDGNAPAQADAPAVARLRAAGAVLIGRTNMSEFAFSGLGLNPHYGTPRTPFDPDRISGGSTSGGAVSVAEQMAVAALGTDTGGSIRIPSAFCGLTGFKPTARRVPLDGAVPLSTSLDSAGPLARSVACCAAMDAVLSGETLDTRAADLRGLRLYVTRDFVADGVEAEVAQAFDATLAKLSAQGAQIVEFALPELRRLPEINAAGGLTAAEAWTWHRELLRTKGDQYDPRVAQRIRRGEKLTATDYIVLLAERRAMQQRAAGLLRDADAWLMPSVAVRPPRLDALARDEDFFAINGLVLRNASVINFLDGCAASLPMGEGMGLGVCGLHGSDARVLQVSAAIEQALA from the coding sequence ATGACTGCACCGACCATTGCCGAACTGGCTGCCGCCCTGGCGGCGGGCCGCACCACCAGCGTTGCGTTGACCGAAGATGCGCTGGCCCGCATCGATCGCCACATGCAGGCGGGCGGCGCGGCGTTCATGAGCGTCGACGCCAAGGGCGCGCTGGCCCAGGCCCACGCAGCCGACCAGGCGCGCGCCGCCGGCTATGTGGCATCGCCGCTGGCCGGGCTGCCGGTATCGATCAAGGACCTGTTCGATGTGCGCGGCCAGGTGACGCGTGCCGGTTCGAAGGCGCTGGACGGCAACGCCCCGGCCCAGGCCGACGCCCCGGCCGTGGCGCGTCTGCGCGCCGCCGGTGCCGTGCTGATCGGCCGCACCAATATGAGCGAATTCGCGTTCTCGGGCCTTGGCCTGAACCCGCACTACGGCACGCCGCGCACGCCGTTCGATCCCGACCGCATCAGCGGCGGTTCCACCTCGGGCGGCGCCGTGAGCGTGGCCGAGCAGATGGCCGTGGCCGCGCTAGGCACCGACACCGGCGGATCGATCCGCATTCCGTCGGCCTTCTGCGGCCTGACAGGCTTCAAGCCCACCGCCCGCCGCGTGCCGCTGGACGGCGCCGTGCCGCTGTCCACTTCGCTCGACTCGGCCGGCCCGCTGGCCCGCTCGGTGGCCTGCTGCGCGGCGATGGATGCCGTGCTCAGCGGCGAGACGCTGGACACGCGCGCCGCCGACCTGCGCGGCCTGCGCCTCTACGTGACGCGAGACTTCGTGGCCGATGGCGTTGAAGCCGAGGTGGCGCAGGCGTTCGACGCCACGCTGGCAAAGCTGTCTGCGCAGGGTGCCCAGATCGTGGAATTTGCCCTCCCCGAACTGCGCCGCCTGCCCGAGATCAACGCCGCCGGCGGCCTGACCGCTGCCGAGGCCTGGACCTGGCACCGCGAGCTGTTGCGGACCAAGGGCGATCAGTACGACCCGCGCGTGGCCCAGCGCATCCGCCGTGGCGAGAAACTGACCGCTACCGACTACATCGTCCTGCTGGCCGAGCGCCGCGCCATGCAGCAACGCGCTGCCGGGCTGCTGCGCGATGCCGATGCCTGGCTGATGCCGAGCGTGGCGGTGCGTCCGCCGCGCCTGGACGCCCTGGCGCGCGACGAGGACTTCTTTGCCATCAACGGCCTGGTGCTGCGCAACGCGAGCGTGATCAATTTCCTCGACGGCTGCGCGGCGTCGCTGCCGATGGGCGAGGGCATGGGCCTGGGCGTCTGCGGCCTGCACGGCAGCGATGCCCGCGTGCTGCAGGTGTCCGCGGCCATCGAGCAGGCGCTGGCCTGA
- a CDS encoding cupin domain-containing protein gives MNTTRFAQAPAYHPAHHEGMHCLRLQGHEAGPSEALWMGVSVILPGGHTSLDASPVEKHYVVLEGEVCIRTPSESVTLGRFDSVRLAPGEARQVTNPSNLPAMLLLAMPYPPRAAT, from the coding sequence ATGAACACGACCCGATTTGCCCAGGCGCCGGCCTACCATCCGGCCCATCACGAAGGCATGCACTGCCTGCGCCTGCAGGGTCACGAGGCCGGGCCCTCCGAGGCCCTGTGGATGGGTGTGTCGGTGATCCTGCCGGGCGGCCATACGTCGCTGGACGCGTCGCCGGTCGAAAAGCACTACGTCGTGCTGGAGGGCGAGGTCTGCATCCGGACGCCGTCCGAGAGCGTCACGCTGGGGCGGTTCGACTCCGTGAGGCTGGCGCCGGGAGAAGCCCGGCAGGTCACCAATCCATCGAACCTGCCGGCCATGCTGCTGCTGGCAATGCCATACCCGCCGCGCGCAGCCACCTGA
- a CDS encoding GntR family transcriptional regulator — MVNPIRLVGAADPAPAVPTPAQSGAALREQAYTEIKRRIIACEFRPGEPLNEAQVAALLGLGRTPVHQALHRLEVEGLVSILPRKGVLVTPLSLNEVLDMIEVRATNEVLCATLACERGHDSDFKAMRDIVDRSPDLIARRDIPALASLDLKFHTAMSAASRNRVLAELLRGLHEKQARFWFLSLSDPQHLENVYQEHLEIVDALERRDVPAVREAIREHIDEFRKNIIRTL, encoded by the coding sequence GTGGTGAATCCCATTCGACTGGTTGGCGCCGCCGACCCGGCCCCCGCAGTGCCCACGCCCGCCCAGAGCGGCGCGGCCTTGCGCGAGCAGGCCTATACCGAAATCAAGCGCCGCATCATTGCGTGCGAGTTCCGCCCGGGCGAACCGCTGAACGAGGCCCAGGTGGCCGCACTGCTGGGCCTGGGCCGCACGCCCGTGCACCAGGCGCTGCATCGGCTGGAGGTGGAAGGGCTGGTGTCGATCCTGCCGCGCAAGGGCGTGCTCGTGACGCCGCTGTCGCTCAATGAGGTGCTCGACATGATCGAGGTGCGTGCCACCAACGAAGTGCTGTGCGCCACGCTGGCCTGCGAGCGCGGCCACGACAGCGATTTCAAGGCGATGCGCGACATCGTCGACCGCTCGCCAGACCTGATCGCGCGCCGCGATATCCCGGCGCTGGCCTCGCTGGACCTGAAGTTCCACACCGCCATGTCGGCCGCCTCGCGCAACCGCGTTTTGGCCGAACTGCTACGCGGCCTGCACGAGAAGCAGGCGCGTTTCTGGTTCCTCTCGCTGTCCGATCCGCAGCACCTGGAGAACGTCTACCAGGAGCACCTGGAAATCGTCGACGCCCTGGAGCGGCGCGACGTACCGGCGGTGCGCGAGGCCATCCGCGAACATATCGACGAATTCCGGAAGAACATCATCCGGACACTCTGA
- a CDS encoding LacI family DNA-binding transcriptional regulator, with protein sequence MSERKRVTIKDLAAEVDVHYSTVSRVMNPATRHLVAEEVATRILKLAEARGFRPNRIAAGLRTQRSGLVGVILPDIANPVFPPILAGIESVLARMGYVPIVVNAGAERARQRFVVDQMLARQVEGLILATAERDDPLLEYCVKVGIPVVMVNRGEPTGRASCVVSDSALAMGLTVDHLVSLGHRCIGHIAGPASTSTGESRREGFLHAVKRHKLRRGEFAVVEAESYARDAGRKACAQLFEALPGLTAIAAGNDLVAMGCYDYLREHGIRCPDDVSVVGHNDMPFVDALTPPLTTIRIPVHDMGEQAAELLLRRIDKPQTASVVIELRPELVVRGSTSAPPASA encoded by the coding sequence ATGTCCGAGCGCAAACGCGTGACCATCAAAGACCTTGCTGCCGAGGTCGACGTGCATTACTCCACGGTGTCGCGCGTGATGAATCCGGCGACGCGCCACCTGGTGGCCGAAGAGGTGGCCACGCGCATCCTCAAGCTGGCCGAAGCGCGCGGCTTCCGGCCCAACCGCATCGCGGCGGGCCTGCGTACGCAGCGCTCGGGGCTGGTCGGCGTGATCCTGCCCGATATCGCCAACCCGGTGTTCCCACCCATCCTGGCGGGCATCGAGTCGGTGCTGGCCCGCATGGGCTATGTGCCCATCGTCGTGAATGCCGGAGCCGAGCGCGCCCGGCAGCGCTTTGTGGTCGACCAGATGCTGGCCCGGCAGGTGGAAGGGCTGATCCTGGCCACGGCCGAGCGCGATGATCCGTTGCTGGAATACTGCGTCAAGGTGGGCATCCCCGTGGTGATGGTCAATCGTGGCGAGCCCACGGGCCGGGCCTCGTGCGTGGTCAGTGACAGTGCGCTGGCCATGGGGCTGACGGTCGATCATCTGGTGTCGCTCGGCCATCGCTGCATCGGACACATTGCCGGCCCGGCCAGCACTTCCACCGGCGAGTCGCGCCGCGAAGGCTTCCTGCACGCGGTCAAGCGCCACAAGCTGCGGCGCGGCGAATTCGCCGTGGTCGAGGCCGAAAGCTATGCCCGCGACGCGGGACGCAAGGCCTGCGCGCAGCTGTTCGAGGCGCTGCCAGGCCTGACCGCCATCGCCGCCGGCAACGACCTCGTGGCCATGGGCTGCTATGACTATCTGCGCGAGCACGGTATTCGGTGCCCCGATGATGTGTCCGTCGTCGGCCACAACGACATGCCATTCGTCGACGCCCTGACGCCGCCGCTGACCACCATCCGCATTCCCGTCCACGACATGGGCGAGCAGGCCGCCGAACTGCTGCTGCGCCGGATCGACAAGCCGCAGACGGCCAGCGTCGTCATCGAACTGCGTCCGGAACTGGTGGTACGCGGGTCCACGTCGGCGCCGCCAGCGTCCGCCTAG
- a CDS encoding 3-keto-5-aminohexanoate cleavage protein, protein MHARKTIITCAVTGNIVTPAQHPALPVTPAQIADAALEAAEAGAAAAHIHVRDPETGRPSMELDYYADVIDRIRARNRSLIINLTTGPGGRFVPDENEPRVAAPGTTLLHPLKRVAHIAALRPDVCSLDLNTMNSGGDVVINTPANVRKMAEVIRSAGVMPELEIFDSGDLNMALDFMRDGVLDGPGLWTFVLGVKYGFAATPETIFYARNMLPPGAHWSAFGIGRAEFPIVAQAWLAGGHVRVGLEDNIYLEKGVLAPGNAALVAKARDIVKSLGGEIATATDARAQLGLRQA, encoded by the coding sequence ATGCACGCCAGAAAGACCATAATCACCTGCGCGGTGACCGGCAATATCGTCACGCCAGCCCAGCACCCCGCGCTGCCTGTCACGCCGGCGCAGATTGCCGACGCCGCGCTGGAAGCCGCCGAAGCCGGCGCCGCCGCCGCGCACATTCACGTACGCGATCCGGAAACGGGGCGCCCGTCGATGGAACTCGACTACTACGCCGATGTGATCGACCGGATTCGGGCCCGCAACCGCAGCCTGATCATCAATCTGACGACGGGGCCGGGTGGCCGCTTCGTGCCCGACGAGAACGAGCCGCGCGTGGCCGCGCCGGGCACCACGCTGCTGCATCCGTTGAAGCGTGTGGCGCACATCGCCGCCTTGCGCCCCGACGTCTGTTCGCTGGATCTCAACACCATGAACTCGGGCGGCGATGTGGTCATCAACACGCCTGCCAACGTGCGCAAGATGGCCGAAGTCATCCGCAGCGCCGGCGTCATGCCGGAACTGGAAATCTTCGATTCCGGAGACCTGAACATGGCGCTCGACTTCATGCGCGACGGCGTGCTGGACGGCCCCGGCCTCTGGACCTTCGTGCTGGGCGTGAAGTACGGCTTTGCGGCCACGCCGGAGACCATCTTCTACGCCCGCAACATGCTGCCGCCCGGGGCCCATTGGTCGGCGTTCGGCATTGGCCGGGCCGAGTTCCCGATCGTCGCGCAGGCGTGGCTGGCGGGTGGTCACGTGCGGGTTGGCCTGGAAGACAACATCTACCTGGAAAAGGGCGTGCTGGCGCCTGGCAATGCGGCGCTGGTGGCCAAGGCGCGGGACATCGTCAAATCCTTGGGCGGCGAGATTGCAACGGCGACCGATGCGCGCGCGCAGCTTGGTCTGCGCCAGGCCTGA
- a CDS encoding BrnA antitoxin family protein — MSTKPKIVMPTDEEDAAINRGIAQDPDTFEVSAEQMRAMEPLAKRARGRPKLASTKELVSIRYDADVLDAFRSSGDGWKTRMNDALKDWLRTHRP; from the coding sequence ATGTCGACCAAACCTAAGATCGTCATGCCGACGGACGAGGAAGACGCGGCAATCAACCGGGGCATCGCGCAAGACCCGGACACCTTCGAGGTATCAGCCGAACAGATGCGCGCCATGGAACCCCTGGCCAAAAGAGCCCGGGGCCGGCCGAAACTCGCCAGCACCAAGGAGCTGGTCAGCATCCGCTATGACGCGGACGTGCTGGACGCCTTCCGTTCAAGCGGCGATGGCTGGAAGACCAGGATGAATGATGCGTTGAAGGATTGGTTGCGGACGCATCGGCCTTGA
- a CDS encoding Zn-dependent hydrolase gives MDSQFTPRINGARLWQSLMDLGAIGATPKGGVCRIALTEEDRKGRDLVVQWCREAGLDVRVDEIGNVFARRAGTNPDAPAVATGSHIDTQPSGGKFDGNFGVLAGLEVMRTLNDLGIATRAPLEVAFWTNEEGTRFTPVMMGSGVFAGVFDAPFARAQQDRDGMSVGDALEAIGYLGAQPAGQVPGGMYAAYFEAHIEQGPVLEAAGLPIGVVSGALGQQWYDVTVTGQDAHAGPTPLALRHDALLASARMIEAVNRIARDEAPHGRGTVGFVEVTPNSRNVIPGRVDFSVDFRNLSQAGLDRMDAAMRAAFAGIADSAAVTVEVRQVVKFEPCLFAPACVDSVRRAAASLGLAHMDVVSGAGHDAVYVARRAPTGMIFVPCKDGISHNELEDALPEHIEAGANVLLQAMLEHAR, from the coding sequence ATGGATTCGCAATTCACTCCCCGCATCAATGGCGCCCGCCTGTGGCAATCGCTGATGGACCTGGGCGCCATCGGCGCCACGCCCAAGGGCGGCGTGTGCCGCATCGCGCTGACCGAGGAAGACCGCAAGGGCCGCGACCTGGTGGTGCAGTGGTGCCGCGAGGCGGGGCTCGACGTGCGCGTGGACGAGATCGGCAACGTCTTCGCGCGTCGTGCCGGCACCAACCCCGACGCCCCGGCGGTGGCCACGGGCAGCCATATCGACACCCAGCCATCGGGCGGCAAGTTCGACGGCAATTTCGGGGTGCTGGCCGGGCTGGAGGTCATGCGCACGCTCAATGACCTGGGCATTGCCACGCGGGCGCCGCTGGAGGTTGCGTTCTGGACCAACGAGGAAGGCACGCGCTTCACGCCGGTGATGATGGGCTCGGGCGTGTTCGCCGGCGTGTTCGATGCGCCGTTCGCCCGCGCGCAGCAGGACCGCGACGGCATGAGCGTAGGCGACGCGCTCGAAGCCATCGGCTATCTGGGCGCGCAGCCGGCCGGCCAGGTACCCGGCGGCATGTACGCGGCCTACTTCGAAGCGCATATCGAGCAAGGCCCCGTGCTGGAAGCCGCCGGCCTGCCGATTGGCGTGGTCAGCGGCGCACTGGGGCAGCAGTGGTACGACGTGACCGTGACCGGCCAGGACGCCCACGCCGGCCCCACGCCGCTGGCGCTGCGCCACGACGCGCTGCTGGCGTCGGCGCGCATGATCGAGGCCGTCAACCGCATCGCGCGCGACGAGGCACCGCATGGCCGGGGCACGGTGGGCTTTGTCGAGGTCACGCCCAATTCGCGCAACGTGATTCCGGGCCGCGTGGACTTTTCCGTGGATTTCCGCAATCTGTCGCAGGCCGGGCTCGACCGCATGGATGCCGCCATGCGCGCCGCGTTCGCCGGCATCGCCGACTCGGCTGCCGTCACCGTCGAGGTGCGTCAGGTGGTCAAGTTCGAGCCCTGCCTGTTCGCGCCAGCCTGCGTCGACAGCGTGCGGCGCGCGGCCGCATCACTGGGCCTGGCCCATATGGATGTGGTGAGCGGGGCAGGGCACGACGCCGTGTACGTGGCCCGGCGCGCGCCCACGGGCATGATCTTCGTGCCGTGCAAGGACGGCATCAGCCATAACGAGCTGGAAGATGCGCTGCCGGAGCACATCGAGGCCGGCGCCAACGTGCTGTTGCAGGCGATGCTGGAGCACGCGCGCTAG
- a CDS encoding tripartite tricarboxylate transporter substrate binding protein yields MAAAAPMQAGAQPQYPAKPIRLVVPFSAGSATDILARIIGAKMGESGQWQVVVDNRPGAGGTLGAATVAKSAPDGYTLILVSVAHAINATLYPKLGYDTLKDFAPVSLVASVPNVLVVNAASPYKSVRDILAAAKAKPGALNFDSAGSGSSTHLSGEMFKMQARIDIVHIPYKGTGEGLTDVMAGRGDMMFAPSVSAMPFVRQGKLRALAVTTPRRAGALPDVPTVAESGLPDYAFDSWFGVLAPASTPREIVNALNAEIGKALAAPDVRERLAAQGAEPRPSTPQEFAGYIQAEIARLAPVVKQSGVRGGE; encoded by the coding sequence ATGGCTGCCGCCGCGCCGATGCAGGCGGGCGCGCAGCCCCAGTATCCGGCCAAGCCGATCCGGCTGGTCGTGCCATTTTCCGCAGGCAGCGCCACGGACATCCTGGCGCGCATCATCGGCGCCAAGATGGGCGAATCCGGCCAGTGGCAGGTGGTGGTCGACAACCGGCCGGGCGCCGGCGGCACGCTGGGTGCCGCCACCGTGGCCAAGTCGGCGCCTGACGGCTACACCCTGATCCTGGTCTCGGTGGCGCATGCCATCAACGCCACGCTCTATCCGAAGCTGGGCTACGACACGCTGAAGGACTTCGCCCCGGTATCGCTGGTGGCGTCGGTGCCGAACGTGCTGGTGGTCAATGCGGCCAGTCCGTACAAGTCGGTGCGCGACATCTTGGCGGCGGCCAAGGCCAAGCCGGGCGCACTGAACTTCGACTCCGCCGGTTCTGGCAGCTCCACCCACCTGAGCGGGGAGATGTTCAAGATGCAGGCCAGGATCGATATCGTGCATATCCCGTACAAGGGCACCGGCGAGGGGCTGACCGATGTGATGGCCGGGCGCGGCGACATGATGTTCGCGCCCAGCGTGTCGGCCATGCCGTTCGTCAGGCAGGGCAAGCTTCGCGCGCTGGCCGTGACCACGCCCCGGCGGGCCGGCGCGCTGCCCGATGTTCCCACCGTGGCGGAATCGGGGCTGCCCGACTATGCGTTCGATTCGTGGTTCGGCGTGCTGGCGCCGGCTTCGACGCCCAGGGAGATCGTCAACGCGCTGAACGCCGAGATCGGCAAGGCCCTGGCCGCGCCCGACGTGCGCGAGCGCCTGGCCGCACAAGGAGCCGAACCCCGGCCCAGCACCCCGCAGGAATTCGCAGGTTATATCCAGGCCGAGATCGCCCGGTTGGCCCCGGTGGTCAAGCAGTCGGGCGTGCGCGGAGGAGAGTGA
- a CDS encoding dioxygenase, giving the protein MDTQHRVPVDEPLATLALIQDEASVTEVVLQAMAKTEDARLRAVMAALVSHLHAFLREVRPTDEEFERALAFIAALGHATHATNNEVVLAADVLGLSTLVTTINNSTQGGRTPGALLGPFYRANAPRYQCGDCVVQDDAPGMPLFVSGTVRATDGSVLPGAMVEVWQASPVGLYDNQDPRQPDRNLRGMFHTDADGHYHFRTVRPAGYPVPTDGPVGALLAAQQRHPFRPAHIHFIVAAPGYRTLVTQVFADDSDILETDVTFGVHRQLVGAFRLVEMGWSPWGEMPAPYYTLQFDFTLEPGEQTFPTPPID; this is encoded by the coding sequence ATGGATACACAACACCGGGTCCCGGTGGACGAGCCTCTCGCCACGCTGGCCCTGATCCAGGATGAGGCCTCGGTGACCGAGGTTGTCCTGCAGGCGATGGCGAAGACCGAAGACGCCCGCCTGCGCGCCGTGATGGCTGCGCTGGTCTCGCATCTGCACGCGTTCCTGCGCGAGGTCCGGCCTACCGACGAAGAGTTCGAGCGGGCGCTGGCGTTTATCGCCGCGCTCGGACACGCGACCCACGCCACCAACAACGAGGTGGTACTGGCCGCCGATGTGCTGGGCCTGTCGACGCTGGTTACGACGATCAACAACAGCACGCAGGGCGGTCGCACGCCCGGTGCGCTGCTGGGGCCGTTCTATCGCGCCAACGCACCGCGCTACCAGTGTGGCGATTGCGTGGTGCAGGACGACGCGCCCGGCATGCCGCTGTTCGTCAGCGGCACGGTACGGGCGACCGACGGCTCCGTGCTGCCCGGTGCGATGGTCGAAGTCTGGCAGGCATCGCCGGTAGGCCTGTACGACAACCAGGACCCCCGCCAGCCCGATCGCAACCTGCGGGGGATGTTCCACACCGACGCGGACGGCCACTATCACTTCCGCACGGTGCGTCCCGCCGGCTATCCGGTGCCGACCGATGGCCCGGTTGGCGCGCTGCTGGCAGCCCAGCAACGGCACCCGTTCCGGCCCGCGCATATCCATTTCATCGTCGCGGCGCCGGGCTACCGCACGCTCGTCACGCAGGTATTCGCCGACGATTCCGACATCCTGGAAACCGACGTCACGTTCGGCGTGCATCGGCAACTGGTGGGCGCCTTCCGGCTCGTGGAAATGGGATGGAGCCCGTGGGGCGAGATGCCGGCGCCGTACTACACGCTGCAATTCGATTTCACGCTCGAACCGGGCGAGCAGACGTTTCCGACGCCTCCCATCGACTGA
- a CDS encoding SDR family NAD(P)-dependent oxidoreductase, whose product MTITHLSGKVAVIIGGTGGIGLAAGRALANLGASVVLTGRDAGRTAKAVESLPAGNHMAAHAEVSDSTSLRALAADVQHHYGRVDILVNTSGFTRAIPHGDLEALDDALIDELFAVNWRGQFAAIRAFAPVLRAGGEGLVVNVGSIAGRTGQGSNVAYCAAKAGLDVMAMSLGRALAPEIRVLNVSPGVVDTAFVPGRDSTFNERAAKTTPLRRIGQAEDVADAIVACATSLRFATGTTIVVDGGRQLG is encoded by the coding sequence ATGACTATTACCCATCTCTCCGGCAAGGTTGCCGTCATCATCGGCGGCACCGGCGGTATCGGCCTGGCCGCCGGCCGGGCCCTGGCCAACCTGGGCGCCAGCGTCGTGCTGACCGGGCGCGATGCCGGGCGCACCGCGAAAGCGGTCGAAAGCCTGCCCGCGGGCAACCATATGGCCGCCCATGCAGAAGTGTCCGATAGCACATCGCTGCGGGCCCTGGCCGCCGATGTGCAACACCACTACGGCCGCGTGGACATCCTCGTCAACACGTCGGGCTTCACGCGCGCCATTCCGCACGGCGATCTCGAGGCCCTGGACGATGCGCTGATCGACGAGCTGTTCGCCGTCAACTGGCGCGGCCAGTTTGCGGCGATCCGTGCCTTCGCGCCGGTATTGCGGGCCGGCGGCGAAGGGCTGGTCGTCAATGTCGGCTCGATTGCCGGGCGAACGGGGCAGGGCAGCAACGTGGCGTACTGCGCCGCCAAGGCCGGTCTCGACGTGATGGCGATGTCGCTGGGCCGTGCGCTGGCCCCCGAAATCCGTGTCCTGAACGTATCGCCCGGGGTAGTCGACACGGCGTTCGTGCCGGGCCGCGACAGCACGTTCAACGAACGGGCCGCCAAGACCACGCCGCTGCGCCGCATCGGCCAGGCCGAGGACGTGGCGGATGCCATCGTCGCCTGCGCCACGTCGCTGCGGTTTGCCACCGGCACCACCATCGTGGTCGATGGCGGACGGCAGCTCGGCTGA
- a CDS encoding DUF2848 domain-containing protein, with protein MEAVQHHIDELKAIGVKPPATVPTFYPLAAQLLTTDDVLEVPRDDSSGETEFVLLQGADALYIGIGSDHTDRKVEAYDVTVSKQMCAKPTGREVWRFDEVADHWDTLEMRCWRVRDGQRALYQEGKVTRLLDPRDLIERLTGESQLPAGTAMFCGTQAVIGEMGHGESFEVELHDPVRNRSLRHAYRVETLAVAE; from the coding sequence ATGGAAGCCGTCCAGCACCATATCGACGAACTGAAGGCCATCGGCGTCAAGCCGCCCGCCACGGTGCCCACGTTCTATCCGCTGGCCGCCCAGCTGCTGACCACCGACGACGTGCTGGAAGTGCCGCGCGACGATTCGTCGGGCGAAACCGAATTCGTGCTGCTGCAGGGCGCCGACGCGCTGTATATCGGCATCGGCTCGGACCACACCGACCGCAAGGTCGAGGCGTACGACGTGACCGTGTCCAAGCAGATGTGCGCCAAGCCGACGGGCCGCGAAGTATGGCGTTTCGATGAGGTGGCCGATCACTGGGATACCCTGGAAATGCGCTGCTGGCGCGTCCGCGACGGCCAGCGCGCGCTGTACCAGGAAGGCAAGGTCACGCGCCTGCTGGACCCGCGCGACCTGATCGAGCGCCTGACCGGCGAATCGCAACTGCCGGCCGGTACCGCGATGTTCTGCGGCACCCAGGCCGTCATCGGAGAAATGGGCCACGGCGAATCGTTCGAAGTGGAACTGCACGATCCCGTGCGCAACCGCAGCCTGCGCCACGCCTATCGCGTGGAAACGCTGGCCGTCGCCGAGTGA